The following coding sequences lie in one Oncorhynchus gorbuscha isolate QuinsamMale2020 ecotype Even-year linkage group LG10, OgorEven_v1.0, whole genome shotgun sequence genomic window:
- the aar2 gene encoding LOW QUALITY PROTEIN: protein AAR2 homolog (The sequence of the model RefSeq protein was modified relative to this genomic sequence to represent the inferred CDS: inserted 4 bases in 2 codons; deleted 2 bases in 2 codons; substituted 3 bases at 3 genomic stop codons), with protein sequence MACTDAEEPEVAWGLFEEGATLVVMSVLEGTELGINYKSWQVGSRFQGVKMIPPGLHFLHYCSSNAPDHGGETGPKKGLXKSKICLANWDPKEEDLDISASQNEEEVGWVWVGLQDLDPFLGPYQYELMYKCVSLTAWVNQELATRLQLLLGCMCAVNNLIPXLXLKHXKTREEQNLPRNDXKCQTMKEELDRLHRMKPRDGTELRFSPIPRQTYPPGATPAQITQYSPDLSYALDILLEKHHQQQPLNELGELHFEFVYFLIGTVYYEGFEHGKHLLALLCRSESPDLYLGLIAVLYQQLGEIPTDFSVDIVSQDNYLTSTLQDFFQFASGPGVDSTLQKRAEKFKAHLTTEVDPDDCDPFVVLLPERITLD encoded by the exons GTGGCATGGGGGTTGTTTGAGGAAGGGGCAACCCTGGTTGTTATG AGCGTTCTTGAGGGCACAGAGCTTGGTATCAACTACAAGAGCTGGCAGGTCGGGTCTCGCTTCCAGGGGGTGAAGATGATCCCACCAGGCCTCCACTTCCTCCACTACTGTTCCTCCAACGCACCAGACCATGGGGGTGAAACAGGCCCTAAAAAAGGCCTCTGAAAGAGCAAGATCTGTCTGGCCAACTGGGACCCCAAAGAGGAGGATCTGGACATCTCTGCCTCCCAGAATGAAGAAGAGGTGGGCTGGGTCTGGGTGGGCCTACAAGACCTGGACCCTTTCCTGGGCCCCTACCAGTACGAGCTGATGTACAAATGTGTCTCCCTAACTGCCTGGGTGAACCAGGAGCTAGCCACAAGGTTGCAGCTTCTCCTGGGTTGTATGTGTGCCGTCAACAACCTAATCCCATAACTTTAGCTCAAACA CAAGACCCGTGAGGAACAGAACCTGCCTAGGAATGA AAAGTGTCAGACCATGAAGGAGGAGCTGGACAGGCTGCACAGGATGAAGCCGAGAGATGGGACTGAGTTGAGGTTCTCCCCCATCCCCAGGCAGACCTACCCTCCTGGAGCCACCCCAGCCCAGATCACTCAGTATAGCCCAGACCTGAG TTATGCCCTGGACATTCTGTTGGAGAAACACCACCAGCAGCAACCACTCAATGAGCTAG gtGAGCTGCATTTTGAATTTGTGTATTTTCTCATTGGGACCGTGTAC TACGAGGGCTTTGAGCACGGGAAGCATCTGCTGGCCCTGCTGTGTCGTAGTGAGAGCCCGGATCTATACCTGGGCCTCATCGCTGTGCTCTACCAGCAGCTGGGAGAGATACCTACAGACTTCTCTGTGGATATTGTGTCTCAGGACAACTACCTCACCTCCACGTTACAG GACTTCTTCCAGTTTGCCAGTGGGCCTGGGGTGGACAGCACCCTGCAGAAAAGGGCAGAGAAGTTCAAGGCCCACCTGACCACTGAGGTAGATCCTGACGATTGTGACCCTTTTGTAGTGTTACTGCCTGAGAGGATCACACTGGACTGA